A region from the Cellvibrio sp. PSBB006 genome encodes:
- a CDS encoding NUDIX hydrolase: MADETVLTTKIGGWRVRSSATVYENPWIKVSHENVITPRDTQGIYGVVHFKNTAVGVVPIDDEGNTWLVRQSRYTLNQYTWEIPEGGCPVDEEPLAAAQRELEEEVGLRAQRWDFLMNLHLSNSVTDEVAQVFVARGLFSGQQNLEASEDIELKKLSLQEAIAMVKRGEITDAISVAALLRLAADNISF; this comes from the coding sequence ATGGCAGATGAAACTGTTCTCACCACAAAAATCGGTGGATGGCGCGTCAGGTCATCTGCAACCGTTTACGAAAATCCCTGGATAAAAGTCTCCCATGAAAACGTCATCACACCCAGAGATACGCAAGGTATTTATGGCGTGGTGCATTTCAAAAACACCGCTGTTGGCGTGGTGCCTATTGATGACGAAGGTAATACCTGGTTGGTCAGACAAAGTCGTTACACGTTAAATCAATATACCTGGGAAATTCCGGAAGGCGGGTGTCCGGTGGATGAAGAACCTTTGGCCGCTGCGCAACGGGAGTTGGAGGAGGAGGTAGGGCTGCGCGCGCAGCGCTGGGATTTTTTAATGAACCTGCATCTGTCTAACTCTGTCACCGATGAAGTGGCGCAGGTATTTGTTGCGCGCGGCTTATTTTCCGGCCAACAAAATCTGGAAGCTTCTGAAGATATCGAGCTAAAAAAATTATCCTTGCAAGAGGCTATTGCCATGGTAAAACGCGGTGAGATTACTGATGCTATTTCAGTGGCCGCGTTGCTGCGTCTGGCGGCTGACAATATATCTTTCTGA
- a CDS encoding cold-shock protein: protein MQDEESMSDLVSGVVKWFNDDKGYGFIEREGGSDVFVHFRAINGTGRRTLKEGQKVTFEVTQGQKGPQAENVTPL, encoded by the coding sequence ATGCAAGACGAGGAAAGTATGTCAGATCTGGTCTCTGGTGTTGTTAAATGGTTTAACGACGACAAAGGTTACGGTTTTATTGAGCGTGAAGGTGGTTCAGACGTGTTTGTTCACTTCCGTGCTATCAACGGCACCGGTCGTAGAACGCTCAAAGAAGGTCAAAAAGTGACTTTCGAAGTGACTCAAGGTCAAAAAGGTCCGCAAGCGGAGAACGTAACTCCTCTCTAA
- a CDS encoding 16S rRNA (uracil(1498)-N(3))-methyltransferase: MRVPRLFTSHSLACGQFLELEEAASHYLGKVLRMQPGRELVLFNGQGGEYQAQITGISKKQVTVAVGEFSADDRQSPLQLELAIGVSRGERMDWVLQKATELGVTHITPLLTERTEVKLAGDRQDKKLQHWQQILVSACEQCQRNILPLLSEPLSLNDWLASVSAQHKFVLHHRDSRGLSDDEDVSSVALLIGPEGGLSDQEIEQARAKEFAPLTLGPRVLRTETAPIAAISLVQYRWGDL, from the coding sequence ATGCGTGTACCCCGATTATTTACCTCGCACTCGTTGGCCTGTGGCCAATTCCTCGAATTGGAAGAGGCTGCGTCCCATTATCTGGGTAAAGTCCTGCGCATGCAGCCGGGGCGGGAACTGGTGTTATTCAATGGGCAGGGCGGTGAATATCAGGCGCAGATTACCGGTATCAGTAAAAAGCAGGTGACAGTCGCAGTCGGTGAGTTTTCTGCGGATGATCGTCAATCGCCCTTGCAGTTGGAGTTAGCCATCGGCGTGTCGCGCGGTGAGCGTATGGATTGGGTTTTACAGAAGGCGACCGAGTTGGGTGTTACCCACATTACACCGCTGTTGACTGAGCGCACCGAAGTTAAATTGGCGGGTGACCGGCAGGATAAAAAATTACAGCATTGGCAGCAGATCCTGGTCAGTGCGTGTGAACAGTGCCAGCGTAATATCCTGCCGTTACTCAGTGAACCCCTCAGCCTGAATGATTGGTTGGCGAGCGTGAGTGCCCAGCACAAATTTGTCTTGCATCATCGCGATAGTCGCGGCTTATCCGACGATGAGGACGTATCCAGTGTCGCCCTGTTGATCGGCCCGGAGGGTGGTTTATCCGATCAGGAGATTGAGCAGGCGCGGGCAAAAGAGTTTGCGCCACTCACGCTGGGACCGCGCGTGTTGCGCACCGAGACTGCGCCGATAGCGGCGATCAGTCTGGTGCAATATCGATGGGGTGATCTCTGA
- a CDS encoding chemotaxis protein CheB, with protein MCALRVGILVDSAVKQHYLTGLVTQAGHQVACITILLNAAPATPDTPVDAWIVDVTADHSANTEQNETHLAHDQFVEHLLENATVPVILSDSSEYSEGSDEHKAWLRRTTERLQRLSGDINLQQTERAPRLWVLAASTGGPAAVKEFISHLPAELGIAFVYVQHIDAHYSTTLIRMMSGAGHYPAALACQGAVLQPDGITLISAERRVDILENGTLLVSEKPWGGCYAPSIDQVVANVARIYRERSGLIVFTGMGDDGAASARLIKQQGGQVWVQTPASCTSSSMPEAALATNCVGFSGTPQELAQQLARFSRQYRRYQPTTLSSF; from the coding sequence GTGTGTGCACTGCGTGTCGGCATCCTGGTGGATTCTGCGGTCAAACAACACTATCTCACCGGTCTGGTAACACAGGCGGGACATCAGGTTGCTTGCATCACTATCTTATTGAATGCAGCCCCCGCTACACCGGACACGCCCGTGGATGCCTGGATTGTCGATGTGACGGCGGATCATTCCGCCAACACTGAACAAAATGAAACCCACTTGGCACATGATCAGTTTGTCGAGCACTTGTTAGAAAACGCTACTGTTCCGGTTATCCTCAGCGACAGCAGCGAGTACAGTGAAGGCAGTGACGAACATAAGGCCTGGCTGCGCCGGACGACCGAAAGGCTTCAACGCCTGAGCGGGGATATCAACCTGCAACAGACCGAGCGCGCACCACGCCTCTGGGTTTTGGCGGCGTCCACCGGCGGTCCGGCGGCGGTTAAGGAATTTATCAGCCACTTGCCAGCGGAGCTGGGTATCGCTTTTGTTTATGTGCAACATATTGATGCCCATTACTCGACCACCCTGATACGCATGATGAGCGGGGCCGGGCATTACCCCGCCGCGCTGGCTTGCCAGGGCGCCGTGCTACAGCCCGATGGAATTACCCTGATCAGTGCCGAACGACGCGTGGATATTCTGGAAAACGGCACCTTGTTGGTGAGCGAAAAACCCTGGGGGGGATGTTATGCGCCTTCCATTGATCAAGTGGTTGCCAACGTGGCCAGAATCTATCGGGAACGCAGTGGCTTGATCGTATTTACCGGCATGGGCGATGACGGCGCGGCCAGCGCCCGGCTAATCAAGCAACAGGGTGGCCAGGTGTGGGTTCAAACACCGGCGAGCTGTACCAGCTCCTCCATGCCCGAGGCAGCCCTGGCAACGAACTGCGTCGGTTTCAGCGGAACGCCACAGGAATTAGCGCAGCAATTAGCCAGGTTCAGTCGGCAATATCGCCGTTATCAACCGACTACATTATCAAGTTTTTAA
- a CDS encoding chemotaxis protein CheW: MRAPQRLEKKIQEVASLLVPLNDCLLLLPNVSVAEIVPITQVLPVSDAPNWYLGDCIWREQKVPVLSFETLNGDPKGGTSSRARFAVLNSTGISDDLPFIAIVTQGLPRLARVNEEEIREREGDKKPFELMYVSWAGEDAVIPDVSRMEQALLDYRAGAVSY, from the coding sequence ATGAGAGCCCCACAACGCCTAGAAAAGAAAATTCAGGAAGTCGCCAGTCTGCTGGTACCCCTGAACGACTGTCTGTTATTGCTTCCCAACGTTTCGGTTGCGGAAATCGTTCCTATCACGCAGGTTTTGCCGGTCAGCGATGCACCCAACTGGTATCTGGGCGACTGCATATGGCGCGAGCAGAAAGTGCCTGTGCTTTCATTTGAAACCCTCAACGGTGACCCCAAAGGCGGCACCAGCAGTCGCGCGCGTTTTGCGGTACTTAACAGTACCGGCATCAGCGATGATTTACCCTTCATTGCCATCGTCACCCAAGGCCTGCCCCGTCTGGCGCGGGTGAATGAAGAAGAGATTCGCGAGCGCGAAGGCGATAAGAAACCTTTCGAATTGATGTATGTCTCATGGGCCGGAGAGGATGCTGTTATCCCCGACGTCAGCCGGATGGAACAAGCATTGCTTGATTACCGCGCGGGCGCGGTTTCTTATTGA
- a CDS encoding metal-dependent hydrolase: MDIVTHALLGAVAAQSISQRQHARAASGVGAIAALLPDLDVLIRSADDVLMTLTYHRHFSHSLFFAPIGALLASLFLWFVFRRYMNKRQLYLYALIGYVSACLLDVCTSYGTHLLWPLMDKPISLSIIAVVDPLFSLILIGALGSAIYTHQQRWCWLGLVGAVVYLSVGAVQHQRAYHTAEALAAQRGVTPSRIIIKPTLANLFLWRAITIEDGRAWTDAIRVCWSSEAKIYQGTSVTLIEPAFWKDLPPDSRAYRDLTRFFALADRMLVTHPQHENFVGDLRYAMLPDSVEPMWGIRIDPMNPDASTDFVVDRSFTPKMREALIKMLQGK, from the coding sequence ATGGATATAGTGACCCACGCGTTACTCGGCGCAGTTGCCGCCCAGTCAATCAGCCAACGACAGCATGCTCGGGCAGCTAGTGGCGTCGGTGCTATTGCCGCGTTGCTACCAGATCTGGACGTACTGATTCGCAGCGCAGACGATGTTCTGATGACACTCACCTATCACCGTCACTTCAGCCATTCATTATTTTTTGCGCCCATTGGTGCTTTGCTGGCGAGCTTGTTTCTGTGGTTCGTGTTTCGTCGTTATATGAACAAAAGACAATTATATCTCTATGCCTTGATTGGCTATGTGTCCGCGTGTCTGCTGGATGTGTGCACCAGTTATGGCACCCATTTGCTATGGCCGCTGATGGATAAACCCATATCACTCAGTATTATCGCCGTGGTTGATCCCCTGTTCAGCCTGATACTTATCGGCGCGCTGGGTAGCGCGATCTACACCCACCAACAACGCTGGTGCTGGCTCGGATTAGTTGGTGCCGTTGTATATCTCTCAGTAGGAGCCGTGCAACATCAACGCGCTTATCACACTGCAGAAGCATTGGCTGCACAACGCGGCGTTACACCTTCACGAATTATCATTAAACCAACCTTAGCCAATTTATTTTTATGGCGCGCTATCACAATAGAAGATGGTAGGGCCTGGACTGATGCGATTCGCGTCTGTTGGTCCAGTGAAGCGAAGATTTACCAGGGTACATCGGTTACTTTAATTGAACCAGCTTTCTGGAAAGATTTACCGCCGGATTCCCGTGCTTATCGCGACCTCACGCGTTTTTTTGCCTTGGCAGATCGTATGCTGGTAACCCACCCGCAGCACGAAAATTTTGTCGGTGATCTGCGTTACGCTATGTTGCCTGACAGTGTGGAACCGATGTGGGGTATTCGTATTGATCCAATGAATCCTGATGCATCAACAGACTTTGTTGTGGACCGATCTTTTACACCGAAAATGCGGGAAGCGTTGATAAAAATGCTGCAAGGAAAATAG
- a CDS encoding bacterioferritin, giving the protein MMNENFSFTDVATLREQARAHTEDGAVTAGYRLDRERLLQLLNEALATELVCTMRYRRHHFVAHGLRAQSVAEEFMVHANQELAHADQIAARIVQLGGEPDFSPATLQARSHAEYVEGETLQDMIRENLVAERIAIESYRELIQYIGDADPTTRRMLEDILAVEEEHADELADWLPPKGSALD; this is encoded by the coding sequence ATGATGAATGAAAATTTCTCTTTCACAGATGTGGCGACCTTGCGCGAGCAGGCTCGTGCCCATACAGAAGACGGGGCCGTGACCGCCGGTTATCGGCTCGATCGTGAACGCTTACTGCAACTGTTAAATGAAGCGCTGGCGACCGAATTGGTTTGTACAATGCGCTATCGCCGGCACCACTTTGTTGCTCATGGTTTGCGTGCCCAGTCGGTGGCCGAAGAATTTATGGTTCACGCGAATCAGGAGCTGGCTCACGCCGATCAGATCGCTGCACGTATTGTTCAATTGGGTGGCGAACCGGATTTTTCTCCAGCTACATTACAGGCGCGCAGCCACGCGGAATATGTCGAAGGGGAAACCTTGCAGGATATGATTCGCGAGAATTTGGTTGCTGAACGGATTGCCATCGAAAGCTATCGGGAATTAATCCAATACATCGGTGACGCTGATCCGACCACGCGCCGTATGCTTGAAGATATCCTGGCGGTTGAAGAAGAGCATGCTGATGAACTGGCAGATTGGTTGCCGCCTAAGGGTTCTGCGCTCGACTGA
- a CDS encoding GNAT family N-acetyltransferase codes for MSITYRDDAVLTPEEAIALYQKSTLGERRPVDRPDVFAGMLKNANLIVTAWDDSRLVGIARSLTDFTYVTYLADLAVDVDYQHQGIGKQLIAETQRRVEPECMIVLLAAPKANDYYPKLGFTHNPRAWMLKSDY; via the coding sequence ATGTCAATTACCTACCGGGACGATGCCGTCCTCACGCCAGAAGAAGCCATCGCGCTATATCAAAAATCTACCTTGGGTGAACGACGCCCGGTTGATCGGCCCGATGTTTTTGCGGGCATGTTGAAGAACGCTAATTTAATCGTGACCGCTTGGGATGATTCTCGATTGGTTGGTATCGCCAGATCCTTGACCGATTTCACCTACGTTACTTACCTCGCAGACCTCGCCGTTGATGTGGACTACCAGCATCAAGGTATCGGCAAGCAATTAATTGCAGAAACACAACGCCGTGTAGAGCCTGAATGCATGATTGTATTGCTCGCTGCACCCAAGGCTAACGATTATTATCCCAAGCTGGGATTTACCCACAACCCGCGCGCATGGATGCTGAAAAGCGATTATTGA
- a CDS encoding DUF3301 domain-containing protein produces the protein MLDITAIFWLILFGLILYYWFNALRIKDIAFAAAQRHCSEMQVQMLDQSVYLRRLWFKRDNRGQFRFWRAFYFEFTVTGEDRYTGRVLMLGPHLNSVQLDPHRFH, from the coding sequence ATGCTTGATATCACCGCAATCTTCTGGCTTATCCTGTTCGGTTTGATCCTGTACTACTGGTTTAATGCCCTGAGGATCAAAGATATTGCATTTGCTGCGGCGCAACGTCATTGCAGTGAGATGCAAGTGCAGATGCTCGACCAGAGTGTGTATCTGCGCCGTTTGTGGTTTAAGCGTGATAACCGCGGACAATTCCGTTTCTGGCGTGCGTTTTATTTTGAATTTACCGTGACTGGTGAAGATCGTTATACCGGGCGCGTATTAATGCTGGGTCCACATCTTAACTCTGTGCAATTGGACCCGCATCGCTTTCATTGA